One segment of Salvia splendens isolate huo1 chromosome 20, SspV2, whole genome shotgun sequence DNA contains the following:
- the LOC121781359 gene encoding F-box protein CPR1-like, whose product MLRTDYISNQSLQFGLGVSKVSGQYKVLCINEGVWSDSHRVYTLGTGTWRRVKAGAASSFRFWGVPIICNDNLHWRAYDSRNRIWVVCGFDVECFSVFYLLPAGIGNGKLSVLRDCVCYSNYTRSNGEIFIWMMKEYQVNESWTIGYKMSTTDSDLSFRRLYIHVEAIKHFKDGDVLMLLDHSILVYSSNYTRTLQQVNMLNDTDAKKCYALIFNPSLLSLESFGFENVISF is encoded by the coding sequence ATGCTGAGGACTGACTACATTTCGAATCAGTCGTTGCAATTTGGATTAGGTGTGAGCAAAGTAAGTGGGCAATATAAGGTGCTCTGCATCAATGAGGGTGTTTGGTCCGACTCTCATCGTGTATACACCCTCGGAACAGGAACATGGAGGCGCGTTAAAGCCGGGGCTGCTTCTAGTTTCAGATTCTGGGGTGTACCCATTATATGTAATGACAACCTCCATTGGAGAGCATATGATTCGAGGAATCGCATATGGGTAGTTTGTGGTTTTGACGTTGAATGTTTTAGCGTCTTCTATCTGCTTCCTGCTGGGATTGGAAATGGGAAATTGTCCGTTTTGAGGGACTGCGTGTGTTATTCGAACTACACACGCAGCAACGGTGAAATTTTCATCTGGATGATGAAGGAATACCAAGTCAATGAATCTTGGACCATAGGGTACAAGATGAGTACTACTGATTCTGATTTATCTTTTCGTAGGCTATATATACATGTCGAAGCAATTAAACATTTTAAAGATGGTGATGTTTTGATGTTGCTGGACCATTCTATTCTAGTGTACTCCTCCAACTACACAAGGACTCTTCAACAAGTTAATATGTTGAATGATACAGATGCAAAGAAGTGTTATGCCCTGATTTTCAATCCTAGCCTTCTCTCACTTGAGAGTTTTGGATTCGAGAATGTGATCTCGTTTTAG